One segment of Urocitellus parryii isolate mUroPar1 chromosome 5, mUroPar1.hap1, whole genome shotgun sequence DNA contains the following:
- the Cby1 gene encoding protein chibby homolog 1, with protein MPLFGNIFSPKKTPPRKSASLSNLRSLDRSTREVELGLDYGTPTMNLTGQSLKFENGHWITETGISAGVDRREAQRLRRRNQQLEEENNLLRLKVDILLDMLSETTAESHLMEKELDELKSISGRRK; from the exons ATGCCTCTCTTTGGGAATATATTCAGTCCAAAGAAGACACCTCCTCGGAAATCTGCTTCCCTCTCCAACCTACGTTCC TTGGATCGTTCAACCAGGGAGGTGGAGCTGGGCCTCGACTATGGAACCCCCACTATGAACCTGACGGGGCAAAGCCTGAAGTTTGAAAATGGCCATTGGATAACAG AGACAGGGATCAGTGCAGGTGTGGACCGGAGGGAGGCTCAGCGCCTCCGCAGGCGGAACCAGCAGTTGGAGGAAGAGAACAATCTCTTGCGGCTGAAAGTGGACATCCTCCTGGACATG CTCTCTGAGACCACTGCTGAATCCCACTTAATGGAGAAAGAATTGGATGAACTGAAGAGTATCAGCGGAAGGAGGAAATGA